The following proteins come from a genomic window of Paucimonas lemoignei:
- a CDS encoding TspO/MBR family protein — translation MTFYIFLLACGAAAATGIIFKPGAWYEALQKPKFTPPNWAFPVAWTTIYLLLAWAGYRLTVLPGSETVLALWAAQIALNTLWTPVFFGAHRIFTAMVILALLWMVVATMIVMALRLDIVTGLILFPYLLWLSVAAALNLSILRHNK, via the coding sequence ATGACCTTCTACATTTTTCTTCTCGCCTGCGGCGCTGCGGCCGCAACGGGCATCATCTTCAAACCCGGCGCATGGTACGAGGCGCTGCAAAAGCCAAAATTCACGCCGCCCAACTGGGCATTCCCGGTGGCCTGGACCACGATTTACCTGCTGCTGGCCTGGGCGGGCTATCGCCTGACCGTGCTGCCTGGCAGCGAGACCGTTCTGGCGTTATGGGCAGCCCAGATCGCGCTGAATACGTTATGGACGCCGGTGTTTTTTGGCGCCCACCGCATCTTCACCGCCATGGTGATTCTGGCCCTGCTGTGGATGGTGGTGGCAACGATGATCGTCATGGCGCTGAGGCTGGATATCGTGACCGGGCTGATCCTGTTCCCCTATCTGCTGTGGCTCAGCGTGGCCGCTGCGCTGAACCTGTCGATCCTGCGCCACAATAAATGA
- the dmlR_17 gene encoding LysR family transcriptional regulator, whose product MLRENANDLIAFLAVAKERSFTKAAGKLGVSQSALSHTVRGLEARLGLRLLTRTTRSVSPTEAGERLISTVGPSFEDIEFALASLSDLRDRPAGNIRINAMDHAFETVLRPVLKIFLPQYPDISVEVCCDYGFVDIAAQGFDAGVRLGEAVADGMIATRIGPDMRLLVVGSPAYFAGRQIPVTPRCLPNHLCNNLRLPTLGGLYAWEFEKDGQTLNVRVSGQVTHNGIYPLLDAALDGFGLSYIPEDLAAPYIASGQLQVVLEDWSPWYAGFHLYYPSRRQNSPAFALLVEALRYRPES is encoded by the coding sequence ATGCTCCGTGAAAATGCTAACGACCTGATCGCCTTCCTGGCGGTCGCCAAAGAGCGCAGCTTCACCAAGGCTGCTGGCAAGCTGGGCGTGTCGCAATCAGCGCTGAGCCATACCGTGCGCGGGCTGGAAGCGCGTCTGGGCCTCAGGTTGTTGACCCGCACCACACGCAGCGTGTCACCCACCGAGGCCGGTGAGCGGCTCATCAGTACGGTTGGCCCAAGCTTCGAGGACATCGAATTTGCCTTGGCCTCACTCAGCGATCTGCGGGACCGCCCCGCCGGCAACATCCGCATCAACGCCATGGATCATGCGTTTGAAACGGTGCTGCGGCCGGTGCTGAAAATCTTCCTGCCCCAGTACCCGGATATTTCGGTAGAAGTCTGTTGCGACTACGGCTTCGTCGATATCGCCGCCCAGGGCTTTGATGCAGGCGTGAGACTGGGCGAGGCCGTCGCGGATGGCATGATTGCCACGCGTATCGGCCCGGATATGCGCCTGCTGGTGGTGGGCTCGCCAGCGTATTTCGCCGGTCGCCAGATCCCGGTGACGCCTCGCTGCCTGCCCAACCATCTGTGCAACAACCTGCGCCTGCCGACCCTGGGTGGCCTTTATGCGTGGGAGTTCGAAAAGGATGGCCAGACGCTCAACGTGCGCGTGTCCGGACAAGTGACGCATAACGGCATTTACCCATTGCTGGATGCTGCCCTGGATGGGTTTGGCCTGAGCTACATCCCCGAAGATTTAGCCGCGCCTTACATTGCCAGCGGCCAACTGCAGGTGGTGCTCGAGGACTGGAGCCCCTGGTATGCGGGGTTTCATCTGTATTACCCGAGCCGCCGACAGAACTCACCCGCCTTCGCGTTGCTGGTTGAAGCGCTGCGCTATCGGCCTGAGTCCTGA
- the qseF_2 gene encoding Fis family transcriptional regulator — MQSTLAVISPSSTLTSVMQGILDQRGLSVAVVEAAQHDAVVKARGLIDGGVSVIISRGRTASVLREHLRVPIVEVKHTFFDCINAYDNARQSSDRIAFLATSEGYASILEKARPFMQQVSICLIDPLGSQQATEQQLDRLLAEGIEVAIGGLSLREAVMARGMRYIMSDADPDAVDEAIDEAMHLLQIEEERRLKRVELQSRYEMIQSILNCVSEGIFSVDSQRTITNLNSVATAYLGTLGCGDSVEGLLAQDYFGQVLSSGRPVRGALITLGRMSLTLSIAPISLDTEVIGAVATLQSQTEITAIERKMRRVLARQHVAENTFDNIIGSSPALTRARRLALTYAAVDSTVMIEGETGTGKELFAQSIHNASRRKQGPFVAINCAAFAPGVLESELFGYVKGAFTGALNEGKAGVFELAHTGTIFLDEINETSPDIQVKLLRTLQERKVVRIGDDKVTPVDIRIITASNKNLPQLVAKGLFREDFFYRICVLKLHLPALRERAEDIPELVRHLLRSLPMDAAEPDAALLARLSRYAWPGNIRQLGNVVERLAVLSQGQPFVQALLEDALEDLAVDLPVEEGAAVKSELALLHEVLGSVRGNREEAARRLRISTTTLWRRMKKYQDQDPGCFEGARYQ, encoded by the coding sequence ATGCAAAGCACCCTCGCCGTCATTTCTCCCTCCAGCACCCTGACGTCGGTGATGCAGGGCATCCTTGATCAGCGCGGCCTGTCCGTGGCGGTGGTCGAGGCGGCCCAGCATGACGCCGTCGTCAAGGCCCGTGGGCTGATCGACGGCGGCGTCAGCGTGATCATCAGTCGCGGCCGCACCGCCAGTGTCCTGCGTGAGCATTTGCGCGTACCGATCGTTGAGGTCAAACACACCTTTTTTGACTGCATCAACGCCTACGACAACGCGCGGCAATCCTCAGACCGGATCGCCTTCCTGGCCACTTCGGAGGGCTACGCGAGCATTCTGGAAAAAGCCCGGCCCTTCATGCAGCAGGTGTCTATCTGCCTGATCGACCCGCTGGGCAGCCAACAGGCCACGGAGCAGCAGCTGGATCGTTTGTTGGCCGAGGGCATTGAAGTGGCGATTGGTGGCTTGTCGTTGCGCGAGGCGGTGATGGCCCGCGGTATGCGCTACATCATGTCTGATGCCGATCCTGATGCGGTGGACGAGGCCATCGACGAAGCCATGCACCTGTTGCAGATCGAGGAAGAGCGGCGCCTCAAGCGTGTGGAGCTGCAAAGCCGCTATGAAATGATCCAGTCGATCCTCAATTGCGTCTCGGAAGGCATTTTCAGCGTCGACAGCCAGCGCACCATCACCAACCTGAACAGCGTGGCCACGGCGTACCTCGGCACGCTGGGGTGTGGCGACAGCGTCGAGGGTCTGCTGGCGCAAGATTATTTCGGCCAGGTCCTCAGCAGCGGTCGCCCGGTTCGTGGCGCGTTGATCACCCTGGGTCGGATGTCGCTCACCCTGAGCATTGCGCCCATCAGCCTGGACACCGAGGTCATCGGCGCCGTTGCGACCTTGCAGAGCCAGACAGAAATCACCGCCATTGAACGCAAGATGCGCCGGGTGCTGGCGCGTCAGCATGTGGCCGAAAATACCTTCGACAACATCATCGGCAGCAGCCCGGCGCTGACCAGGGCCAGGCGCCTGGCCCTGACCTACGCGGCGGTGGACAGCACGGTGATGATCGAAGGCGAAACCGGTACCGGCAAAGAGTTGTTCGCCCAGAGCATCCACAACGCGTCGCGTCGCAAGCAAGGCCCGTTCGTGGCGATCAACTGCGCGGCCTTTGCGCCGGGCGTGCTGGAGAGCGAGCTGTTCGGCTACGTCAAAGGTGCGTTTACCGGTGCGCTCAATGAAGGCAAGGCTGGGGTGTTCGAGCTGGCGCACACGGGCACTATCTTTCTCGATGAAATCAACGAAACCTCACCCGATATTCAGGTCAAGCTGCTGCGCACTCTGCAAGAGCGCAAAGTCGTGCGCATCGGTGATGACAAAGTCACGCCCGTTGATATCCGCATCATCACCGCCAGCAACAAGAACCTGCCGCAGCTGGTGGCCAAGGGGCTGTTCCGGGAAGACTTCTTCTATCGTATCTGCGTGCTGAAACTGCACCTGCCTGCACTGCGCGAGCGCGCTGAGGACATTCCCGAACTGGTGCGCCACTTGCTGCGCAGCCTGCCCATGGATGCCGCCGAGCCGGACGCCGCGTTGCTGGCGCGCCTTAGCCGCTACGCCTGGCCGGGCAATATTCGGCAGCTGGGTAACGTCGTCGAGCGCCTGGCCGTTCTGAGTCAGGGTCAGCCGTTCGTGCAGGCTTTGTTGGAGGATGCACTGGAGGACCTTGCAGTCGACCTGCCGGTGGAAGAGGGCGCGGCCGTCAAAAGTGAGCTGGCGTTGCTCCATGAAGTGCTCGGCAGTGTCCGTGGCAATCGTGAAGAGGCCGCGAGGCGCCTGCGTATCAGCACCACAACGCTGTGGCGCCGCATGAAGAAATACCAGGATCAAGACCCGGGGTGTTTCGAGGGTGCGCGTTATCAGTGA
- the proC_2 gene encoding Pyrroline-5-carboxylate reductase translates to MQPETIGIIGGTGWLGGAIAQALIDTSFISADQLSLSNRSGVHPLAATGVQLVKDNQQLVAACSTIMLAVRPEQFDTLGIDAQGKHVISLMAGVPASKIRAATGASVVIRAMPNASVGIGRSFTPWHCGDPISQTLAAYIQRLFETVGTAARVPTEDCVDYLSALSGTGPAFPALLMTALTRQAVAAGVPDDIAVLAAKGVVVDASRLLETADPQQLIDALVGYRGVTAAALQSLMDEDFEGRIGRAVQAGADVARKGM, encoded by the coding sequence ATGCAACCTGAAACGATCGGCATCATCGGTGGAACCGGCTGGCTGGGAGGCGCTATCGCTCAGGCGCTGATCGACACGTCGTTCATTTCGGCTGATCAATTGTCTTTGTCGAACCGGTCAGGGGTTCATCCCTTGGCGGCTACCGGCGTGCAGTTGGTTAAAGATAACCAGCAGTTGGTAGCGGCCTGCAGCACCATCATGCTCGCCGTACGCCCAGAGCAGTTCGATACGCTGGGTATCGATGCACAAGGGAAACATGTGATCTCTCTCATGGCTGGCGTGCCTGCCTCAAAAATCAGAGCTGCCACGGGTGCCTCAGTGGTCATCCGTGCAATGCCCAATGCGAGCGTGGGTATTGGCCGATCCTTTACGCCCTGGCATTGCGGCGACCCGATTTCGCAGACGCTGGCGGCGTACATACAACGGCTCTTTGAAACCGTGGGCACTGCGGCCCGCGTCCCCACTGAAGACTGCGTCGACTATCTGAGTGCGTTGTCAGGAACAGGTCCGGCCTTTCCAGCGTTATTGATGACGGCACTGACAAGGCAAGCAGTGGCCGCCGGGGTGCCAGACGATATTGCGGTACTGGCAGCCAAGGGTGTGGTGGTCGACGCCAGCAGGCTGCTGGAGACCGCTGACCCGCAGCAGTTGATCGATGCGCTGGTCGGGTACAGGGGCGTGACTGCCGCCGCGCTTCAATCGCTTATGGATGAAGACTTCGAGGGCCGTATCGGCCGGGCTGTTCAGGCTGGCGCTGACGTGGCTCGCAAAGGGATGTGA
- a CDS encoding transcriptional regulator — MKSLAAAALSLSLLSAESEGAQPMNVVVTPVGSQPSATGSADYFTGNVRVDAPFKGTGDARIGGATVTFEPGARTAWHTHPLGQTLIVTAGAGYVQQQGQAPQRIRPGDTVWIPPHVKHWHGAAPGTGMSHIAIAEAQDGKVVEWLEHVSDADYALAR, encoded by the coding sequence ATGAAGTCACTCGCAGCAGCAGCGCTCTCACTCTCTCTGCTCAGCGCTGAAAGTGAAGGTGCCCAGCCCATGAACGTTGTCGTCACACCGGTGGGTTCTCAACCATCGGCCACGGGGTCAGCCGATTATTTCACCGGCAACGTACGTGTCGACGCTCCCTTCAAAGGCACCGGCGACGCCCGTATTGGCGGCGCGACGGTGACCTTCGAACCCGGCGCACGCACCGCTTGGCACACCCATCCGCTGGGGCAGACGCTGATCGTGACCGCAGGGGCAGGGTATGTGCAGCAGCAAGGCCAGGCGCCCCAGCGTATTCGGCCGGGCGACACCGTCTGGATCCCGCCACACGTCAAACACTGGCACGGCGCAGCACCGGGCACGGGCATGAGCCACATTGCCATTGCCGAGGCGCAGGACGGCAAGGTGGTGGAGTGGCTGGAGCACGTCAGCGATGCGGACTACGCCCTGGCGCGATGA
- the citN_4 gene encoding citrate transporter, which produces MLTVLGYLLITSFLLLVIKQKLSPFTGLIVVSLAVGVMVCLINGVPLGTIMTWVREGLFYSQNGAGKVSLGTVNPTVMILFAVLYFSLMMNVGLFDPLCTYLIRKANGDPLKIILVTAFTSAVVTLDGDGTTTILIITTAFLPLYKQMGMKLSNLAMLIILPCGLGNCLPWGGPLARAAAVLNLEVNTLFVAILPILGVSFIYVFFMAYLMGIKERKRLGFVKGEKVIVTPEQIAQMVTVIEDHDKELKRPKLFLFNLALTVGMLVILIAGWASGAVVFMLGTAIALTVNYTAVEQRERITANGGDAVAVASIILAAGCFLGIFNGSGMAGAVAEHMASLIPDSMGSHTALIFAFLGALACYALPVDAYYFGILPVVAPIAYKFGISPTEIGVASFMGQSLRYASPTVAWLFLLMNRTEMTFGEYQKEFFKWSIPMFFIFLITAIVTGQLPIG; this is translated from the coding sequence ATGCTGACAGTTCTGGGCTATTTGTTGATCACCTCGTTTCTGTTGCTGGTCATCAAGCAAAAACTTTCGCCATTCACCGGTTTGATCGTGGTGTCCCTGGCCGTGGGGGTGATGGTGTGCCTGATCAATGGCGTACCGCTGGGCACCATCATGACCTGGGTGCGCGAGGGCCTTTTCTACTCGCAGAACGGAGCGGGCAAGGTCTCGCTGGGCACGGTCAACCCCACGGTGATGATCCTGTTCGCCGTGCTGTATTTCAGCCTGATGATGAACGTGGGGCTGTTTGATCCGCTGTGCACGTACCTGATCCGCAAGGCCAATGGCGATCCGCTGAAAATCATCCTGGTCACGGCTTTCACCTCCGCTGTGGTGACCCTGGACGGCGACGGCACGACCACCATCCTGATCATCACCACCGCCTTCCTGCCCTTGTACAAACAGATGGGCATGAAGCTGTCTAACCTGGCGATGCTGATTATCCTGCCCTGCGGGCTGGGCAACTGTTTGCCTTGGGGCGGGCCACTGGCGCGGGCCGCAGCGGTATTGAATCTGGAGGTCAATACGCTGTTCGTGGCGATCCTGCCGATCCTCGGCGTGTCGTTCATCTACGTGTTTTTCATGGCCTACCTGATGGGCATCAAGGAGCGCAAGCGCCTGGGCTTCGTCAAGGGTGAAAAGGTGATCGTGACCCCTGAGCAGATCGCCCAGATGGTGACGGTGATCGAGGACCACGACAAAGAACTCAAGCGGCCGAAGCTGTTCCTGTTCAACCTGGCGCTGACCGTGGGCATGCTGGTGATCCTGATCGCGGGCTGGGCCAGTGGCGCAGTGGTCTTCATGCTCGGCACTGCCATCGCCCTGACAGTCAACTACACCGCCGTCGAACAGCGCGAGCGCATCACCGCCAATGGCGGCGACGCCGTGGCAGTGGCCTCCATCATCCTCGCCGCCGGGTGCTTTTTGGGAATCTTCAATGGCAGCGGTATGGCGGGCGCTGTCGCTGAACACATGGCCAGCCTGATACCCGATTCCATGGGCAGCCACACTGCGCTCATCTTCGCCTTTCTCGGGGCCCTGGCCTGCTACGCCCTGCCGGTGGATGCCTATTATTTCGGGATTCTGCCGGTGGTAGCGCCCATCGCGTACAAGTTCGGCATCAGCCCTACCGAGATTGGTGTGGCGTCATTCATGGGCCAGTCCTTGCGTTACGCCAGCCCGACCGTGGCCTGGCTGTTCCTGCTGATGAACCGCACAGAAATGACGTTCGGGGAGTACCAGAAAGAGTTCTTCAAGTGGTCGATCCCGATGTTTTTCATCTTCTTGATCACGGCAATCGTGACCGGGCAATTGCCAATCGGCTGA
- a CDS encoding SMP-30/gluconolaconase/LRE domain-containing protein, producing MSFFCAPPSVETTVFTRLPDHFRAPRRTAWADANRQGRLIDSFLEGPSFDRHGNLYVTDIPYGRIFRISPDGHWTLVCEYDGWPNGLKIHRDGRIFITDYKRGIMVLDPESGKIEPFLESAGSEGFKGVNDLVFSPTGDMYFTDQGQTGLQDPTGRVYKLDTAGNLTCLINTIPSPNGIVFDPALNHLLVAVTRAQQIWRIPLGNGSIISKVGVFAQLHGGLGGPDGLALDAESNLYIAHTGFGSVWRLSRVGEPLQRIISSEGISNTNLAFGGPANRTLFITESETGTILQTPAAVPGLAMYSHS from the coding sequence ATGAGCTTCTTCTGCGCACCACCGTCTGTTGAAACCACTGTCTTCACCCGGCTGCCTGACCACTTCCGCGCGCCTCGCCGCACAGCCTGGGCTGACGCAAACCGGCAAGGTCGGCTGATCGACTCTTTTCTGGAAGGTCCCTCCTTCGATCGGCACGGCAATCTGTATGTCACCGACATTCCCTACGGCCGAATTTTCCGCATTTCACCCGACGGCCACTGGACGCTGGTCTGCGAATACGACGGCTGGCCCAACGGCCTGAAAATCCACCGCGATGGACGGATTTTCATCACCGACTACAAGCGCGGGATCATGGTGCTAGATCCGGAGAGCGGGAAAATCGAGCCCTTTCTTGAGTCAGCAGGCTCTGAAGGTTTCAAGGGCGTCAACGACCTGGTGTTCTCGCCGACCGGCGATATGTACTTCACCGACCAGGGCCAGACGGGCCTGCAGGACCCCACCGGACGAGTCTACAAACTCGACACGGCCGGCAACCTCACGTGCCTGATCAACACCATTCCCAGCCCGAACGGCATTGTCTTCGACCCCGCACTGAATCATCTGCTGGTCGCAGTGACACGCGCCCAACAGATCTGGCGAATCCCCCTCGGCAACGGCTCGATCATCAGCAAGGTGGGCGTGTTTGCCCAACTGCACGGTGGCCTCGGCGGCCCCGACGGTCTTGCGCTGGACGCCGAAAGCAACCTGTACATCGCGCACACCGGCTTCGGATCGGTATGGCGACTGTCCAGGGTGGGCGAACCTTTGCAGCGGATCATTTCGTCTGAAGGCATCAGCAACACCAACCTGGCGTTTGGTGGCCCGGCTAACCGGACCCTGTTCATCACCGAGTCAGAAACCGGCACCATCCTGCAGACCCCGGCTGCGGTGCCCGGCCTGGCCATGTATTCCCACAGTTAA
- the rhaS_10 gene encoding transcriptional regulator, AraC family has product MEPNTLDAHDMVFDLGPNAAANWSDVMLEHHGLYCQFDQSRSRSSTSKSWTLGNIGLTQADLASIVLAPVGQEQPSWQGDWLYLKLMTGGHVDIEQAGNRHRFNTGSMFFIDPGRPFQESFTERGQMTVLRIPKPGLRDRGLRHSLSELIVADMNSADMCAARALICCIAHQQIAPSPLIRDLMGRQLFELIDAMLGSAGGQATSRSTEVVLLRARRYIYSRLSHCELDTAAIAAAAHVSVKHLQRLFRSQDTTVMRHVWHVRLQHARHLLTSSQSLRPSVQDVAWRCGFATAAHFSRAYREAFGICPSQVHADVG; this is encoded by the coding sequence ATGGAACCCAATACCCTCGACGCGCATGACATGGTATTCGACCTGGGGCCGAACGCTGCGGCGAACTGGTCTGACGTCATGCTTGAGCACCATGGGTTGTATTGTCAGTTCGATCAGTCTCGATCGCGCAGTTCCACCTCTAAAAGCTGGACGTTGGGAAACATCGGCCTGACCCAGGCGGATCTTGCGTCCATCGTGTTGGCGCCCGTTGGGCAAGAGCAGCCTTCCTGGCAGGGTGACTGGCTCTACCTGAAGCTGATGACCGGCGGGCATGTCGACATAGAGCAGGCCGGGAATCGGCATCGCTTCAACACCGGCAGCATGTTCTTCATTGATCCCGGACGGCCGTTCCAGGAGTCGTTCACCGAGCGCGGGCAAATGACCGTGTTGCGAATTCCCAAGCCCGGTTTGCGTGATCGCGGGCTCAGGCATTCATTGTCTGAACTGATCGTCGCTGACATGAACTCCGCTGACATGTGCGCCGCCCGCGCGTTGATTTGCTGCATCGCACATCAACAAATCGCCCCCAGCCCTCTGATCCGCGACTTGATGGGCCGACAGCTGTTCGAACTGATCGACGCCATGCTTGGAAGTGCAGGGGGCCAGGCAACCTCGCGCAGCACTGAAGTGGTACTGCTGCGCGCTAGACGCTACATCTACAGCCGTTTAAGTCATTGCGAACTGGACACCGCCGCGATTGCCGCCGCCGCGCATGTTTCAGTCAAACACTTGCAACGGTTGTTCAGAAGTCAGGACACCACGGTCATGCGTCACGTCTGGCATGTGCGCCTGCAACACGCGCGACACCTGCTGACCTCCAGCCAGTCGCTCAGGCCCAGCGTTCAGGATGTTGCCTGGCGATGCGGCTTCGCGACGGCCGCCCATTTCAGCCGCGCGTATCGTGAGGCGTTCGGCATTTGCCCGTCGCAGGTTCACGCTGACGTCGGTTGA
- the proA_4 gene encoding putative aldolase: MNTDHYFPLPELIAQDLLDRFRKLSPAQLCDGMQSLGIPRNGAMDADLMPLDENKIMLGTAYTVDTEDGDNFPIHVAVYQGQPGYVLVVAGKAYPGRAYIGDLMAGAAQAVGLSGMVIDGCVRDKVPLAQLDIPVYAKGFMQRSPGKKGPGKINATVTCAGVEVAPGDLVFGDYDGVTVVPRARLVEVLEASEKKSAYENQRREVIDEYTRCRDQGLPLPALAPAWVTQLLEGL; this comes from the coding sequence ATGAACACTGATCATTACTTCCCGCTGCCTGAACTGATTGCCCAAGACCTTCTGGACCGTTTTCGCAAGCTCAGCCCGGCACAGCTGTGCGACGGCATGCAGAGCCTGGGGATCCCGCGCAATGGCGCCATGGACGCCGACCTGATGCCGCTGGATGAAAACAAGATCATGCTCGGCACCGCCTACACCGTCGACACCGAAGACGGCGACAACTTTCCGATCCACGTCGCGGTGTATCAAGGGCAACCGGGCTATGTGCTGGTTGTGGCAGGCAAGGCCTATCCGGGCCGTGCCTACATCGGCGACCTGATGGCGGGTGCCGCACAGGCCGTGGGCTTGAGCGGCATGGTTATCGACGGCTGCGTGCGCGACAAAGTGCCCCTGGCCCAGTTGGACATCCCGGTGTACGCCAAGGGTTTCATGCAACGCAGCCCTGGCAAGAAAGGCCCCGGCAAAATCAACGCCACCGTGACCTGCGCGGGTGTTGAAGTGGCTCCTGGTGATCTGGTCTTCGGCGATTACGACGGCGTGACGGTGGTGCCTCGCGCACGCCTGGTGGAAGTGCTGGAGGCTTCGGAGAAAAAAAGCGCCTACGAAAATCAGCGCCGCGAGGTGATCGACGAATACACTCGCTGCCGCGACCAGGGCCTGCCGTTGCCAGCGCTGGCACCGGCCTGGGTCACCCAACTGCTCGAAGGTCTGTAA
- a CDS encoding phosphogluconate dehydrogenase yields MDITFIGYGEAAYHISTGLRSSGNLRIGAFDAKVSPALEQRAADNQVTLFDSLETACKGARFVVCLTSASSALNIARTVLPLLVAGQTYVDMNSAAPTVKQAIDQLPRAAGVDVCDSAVMGTVPGNNHKVPMLLSGSGAAAFAAAFSPLGMRLTVLDAEAGAASAIKMLKSVVMKGLPQLLLEAFQAGERFGVLDTLVASLGDSLNGKTVEELANTFTARTLIHAKRRSAEMDDVVATLEASGVDASMSRATQSQLDKLAATDWAELLGPGGSDMDYRTAITHLTATRRELP; encoded by the coding sequence ATGGACATCACGTTTATTGGCTATGGCGAAGCCGCCTATCACATCAGCACCGGCCTGCGCTCCAGCGGCAACCTGCGCATCGGCGCCTTCGATGCCAAGGTCAGCCCCGCGCTCGAACAACGCGCTGCAGACAATCAGGTCACCCTCTTCGACTCGCTGGAAACCGCCTGCAAGGGCGCGCGCTTTGTCGTGTGCCTGACCAGCGCCAGCAGTGCACTGAACATCGCCCGGACGGTCTTGCCGCTGCTGGTTGCCGGGCAAACCTATGTCGACATGAACTCCGCAGCGCCCACCGTCAAGCAAGCCATCGATCAGTTGCCTCGCGCAGCGGGCGTGGATGTCTGCGACAGCGCGGTCATGGGTACCGTGCCCGGCAATAACCACAAGGTCCCCATGCTGCTGTCGGGAAGCGGTGCGGCCGCCTTTGCCGCTGCCTTTTCGCCGCTGGGCATGCGCCTGACCGTGCTCGACGCCGAGGCCGGCGCGGCATCGGCCATCAAGATGCTCAAGAGCGTGGTGATGAAAGGCCTGCCCCAGTTGCTGCTCGAAGCCTTCCAGGCCGGCGAGCGCTTCGGTGTGCTCGACACCCTGGTGGCTTCCCTGGGCGACTCACTGAACGGCAAGACAGTGGAAGAACTGGCCAACACCTTCACTGCCCGGACCCTGATCCACGCCAAGCGCCGCAGTGCGGAAATGGACGACGTGGTCGCGACCCTCGAAGCGTCCGGCGTCGACGCCAGCATGTCCCGCGCTACTCAAAGCCAGCTGGACAAGCTCGCCGCCACCGACTGGGCGGAACTGCTCGGTCCTGGCGGCAGCGACATGGACTACCGCACCGCCATCACGCACCTGACCGCCACTCGCCGAGAACTGCCATGA